In Jejubacter calystegiae, the following are encoded in one genomic region:
- the dgcA gene encoding dimethylglycine demethylation protein DgcA produces the protein MSQFDLLFQPLNINKLTIRNRIVSTAHAEVYATDGGMTTDRYVKYYEEKAKGGCGLCICGGSSVVSIDSPQSWWSSVNLSTDRIIPHFQNLADAVHKHGGRIMIQISHMGRRSRWDGENWPNLMSPSGIREPVHRATCKTIEVEEIWRVIGDFARAAVRAKEGGLDGVELSAVHQHMIDQFWSPRVNKRADEWGGSFENRMRFGMEVLKAVREAVGADFVVGMRITGDEFHPDGLSHEDMKQIAAYYDATGMVDYFGVVGSGCDTHNTLANVIPNMSYPPEPFLHLAAGIKEVVSVPVIHAQNIKDPNQAQRILEQGYVDFVGMTRAHIADPHLIAKIKLNQVDQIRQCVGANYCIDRQYMGLDVLCIQNAATSREHMGLPHMIEKSDGPRRRVVVVGGGPGGMEAARVAAERGHQVTLVERASELGGQVTIAARAPQRDQMAGITRWLAMELERLGVEIQLNTSADAAMVRDMRPDVCILATGGRPFLEQNPEWGADDGRVVASWDILTGAVEPGKNVLIYDTICEFTGMSTADYLTAKGALVELVTDDIKPGVGIGGTTFPTYYRSLYEKAVIMTSDLALESVYREGDKLVAVLENEYTGQKEERVVDQVVIENGTRPNEELYYELKAESRNKGQIDNEALFAAHPQPVLAQAGDGMILWRLGDCVSQRNVHAAIYDALRLCKDL, from the coding sequence ATGTCTCAGTTTGATCTTCTGTTCCAGCCGTTGAATATCAACAAGCTGACCATCCGTAATCGTATCGTCAGTACCGCCCACGCCGAGGTCTATGCCACCGATGGCGGCATGACCACCGATCGCTACGTCAAATATTACGAAGAGAAGGCCAAAGGGGGCTGCGGCCTCTGTATCTGCGGCGGCTCCAGCGTGGTTTCCATCGACAGCCCCCAGAGCTGGTGGAGCTCGGTAAACCTTTCTACCGATCGCATCATTCCCCATTTCCAGAACCTGGCCGACGCGGTGCATAAGCACGGCGGTAGAATCATGATTCAGATCTCTCATATGGGGCGCCGCTCGCGCTGGGACGGCGAAAACTGGCCTAACCTGATGTCGCCGTCAGGCATTCGCGAGCCGGTACACCGCGCCACCTGTAAAACCATCGAAGTAGAAGAGATCTGGCGGGTGATTGGCGACTTCGCCCGTGCGGCGGTGCGCGCCAAAGAGGGCGGGCTGGACGGCGTGGAGCTTTCCGCCGTGCATCAGCACATGATCGATCAGTTCTGGTCGCCGCGGGTGAATAAACGCGCCGACGAGTGGGGCGGCAGCTTTGAAAATCGCATGCGCTTTGGCATGGAAGTGCTGAAAGCGGTGCGGGAAGCGGTGGGAGCGGACTTTGTGGTGGGCATGCGTATTACCGGCGATGAGTTCCACCCCGATGGCCTGAGCCATGAAGATATGAAGCAGATCGCCGCTTACTACGACGCTACCGGCATGGTCGATTATTTTGGCGTGGTCGGTTCCGGGTGCGATACCCACAACACCCTGGCGAACGTGATTCCGAATATGAGCTACCCGCCGGAGCCGTTCCTGCATCTGGCCGCCGGAATCAAAGAGGTGGTCTCGGTGCCGGTGATCCACGCTCAGAACATCAAGGATCCCAACCAGGCCCAGCGCATTCTGGAACAGGGCTACGTCGACTTTGTGGGCATGACCCGGGCCCATATCGCCGATCCGCACCTTATTGCCAAGATCAAACTGAATCAGGTGGATCAGATCCGCCAGTGCGTGGGGGCCAACTACTGCATCGATCGCCAGTATATGGGGCTGGATGTGCTGTGCATTCAGAATGCGGCCACCTCCCGCGAACATATGGGGCTGCCGCACATGATTGAAAAGAGCGATGGCCCCCGGCGCAGGGTGGTGGTGGTGGGCGGCGGTCCTGGTGGCATGGAAGCTGCCCGGGTGGCGGCCGAACGCGGTCATCAGGTCACGCTGGTGGAGCGCGCTTCAGAGTTGGGCGGGCAGGTCACCATTGCCGCCAGAGCGCCGCAGCGCGATCAGATGGCTGGTATTACCCGCTGGCTGGCGATGGAACTGGAACGGCTGGGGGTAGAAATTCAACTGAACACCAGCGCAGACGCCGCCATGGTGCGCGATATGAGGCCGGACGTCTGTATCCTGGCGACCGGCGGCCGTCCGTTCCTTGAGCAGAACCCGGAGTGGGGCGCTGACGATGGCCGGGTGGTGGCCAGCTGGGACATTCTGACCGGCGCGGTGGAGCCGGGTAAAAACGTGCTGATTTACGACACCATCTGCGAATTTACCGGCATGTCCACCGCCGACTACCTGACGGCCAAAGGGGCGCTGGTCGAGCTGGTGACCGACGACATCAAGCCCGGCGTCGGTATCGGCGGCACCACTTTCCCGACCTATTACCGCAGCCTGTATGAAAAGGCGGTGATCATGACCTCGGACCTGGCGCTGGAGTCGGTTTATCGCGAAGGCGACAAGCTGGTGGCGGTGCTGGAAAACGAATACACCGGCCAGAAAGAGGAGCGGGTGGTGGATCAGGTGGTGATCGAAAACGGCACCCGACCCAACGAAGAACTTTATTACGAGCTGAAAGCGGAGTCGCGTAATAAGGGGCAAATAGATAACGAGGCGCTGTTTGCCGCCCATCCTCAGCCGGTTCTGGCGCAGGCAGGAGACGGCATGATCCTCTGGCGACTGGGTGACTGCGTTTCCCAACGCAATGTGCACGCGGCTATCTACGACGCATTACGTCTGTGCAAGGATCTGTAA
- a CDS encoding 4-vinyl reductase yields the protein MSSHAPEMAINVDDETGVWTTDALPMLYVPRHFFVNNHMAIEEEIGAERYAGILYKAGYKSAYYWCEKEAEAHGISGAAVFEHYMKRLSQRGWGLFIIEALDLAQGTARIRLEHSAFVYQYGKVNRKVDYMFTGWFAGAMDQVAQSLGYAVRTRAVQTRSAAEEGSDYGVFEVSPL from the coding sequence ATGAGCTCACATGCGCCTGAAATGGCGATTAACGTTGACGATGAAACCGGGGTCTGGACCACCGATGCGCTGCCAATGCTCTACGTGCCGCGCCACTTTTTCGTCAATAACCATATGGCGATCGAAGAGGAAATCGGCGCCGAACGCTATGCCGGGATCCTCTACAAAGCGGGCTATAAATCCGCGTACTACTGGTGCGAAAAAGAGGCCGAAGCCCACGGTATCTCCGGCGCCGCAGTCTTTGAACACTATATGAAGCGGCTTTCCCAGCGCGGCTGGGGGTTGTTCATCATTGAAGCGCTCGACCTGGCGCAGGGCACCGCCCGCATTCGCCTGGAACACTCGGCGTTCGTTTATCAGTACGGCAAGGTGAATCGCAAGGTCGATTACATGTTTACCGGCTGGTTTGCAGGCGCCATGGATCAGGTGGCCCAGAGTCTGGGCTATGCGGTCAGAACCCGGGCAGTCCAGACCCGGAGCGCCGCCGAAGAGGGAAGTGATTACGGCGTTTTTGAGGTTTCGCCGCTGTAA
- a CDS encoding dipeptidase codes for MNAEQLHNDAIVIDGLVIAKWDRELFEDMRRGGLTAANCTVSVWEGFQSTVNNIVAMNALIEQNSDLVIKVRNTDDIRRAKAAGKTGVLMGFQNAHAFEDQLGYVQIFKDLGIGVVQMAYNTQNLVGTGCYERDGGLSGYGREVVAEMNRAGIMCDLSHVGAKTSEEVILASEKPVCYSHCLPSGLKDHPRNKSDAELKFIADRGGFVGVTMFTPFLKNGIHSTIDDYVEAIEYIFNLVGEDQIGIGTDFTQGQDQAFFEWLTHDKGYARHLTDFGKIINPEGIRTLGEFPNLTEALLRHGFSEHQVRKIMGENWVRVLAEVWGE; via the coding sequence ATGAACGCAGAACAGTTGCACAACGACGCCATCGTCATTGATGGCCTGGTGATCGCGAAGTGGGACCGCGAGCTTTTTGAGGATATGCGCCGCGGCGGCCTGACCGCAGCGAACTGTACGGTATCGGTGTGGGAAGGGTTCCAGAGCACCGTGAACAACATCGTCGCGATGAACGCGCTGATCGAGCAGAATTCCGATCTGGTCATTAAGGTGCGCAACACCGACGATATTCGCCGTGCCAAAGCGGCAGGGAAAACCGGCGTGCTGATGGGCTTTCAGAACGCTCACGCCTTTGAAGACCAGCTTGGCTACGTTCAGATCTTTAAGGATCTTGGGATCGGCGTTGTGCAGATGGCCTACAACACCCAAAACCTGGTGGGCACCGGCTGCTACGAGCGCGACGGCGGGCTTTCCGGCTATGGCCGGGAGGTGGTGGCCGAAATGAACCGCGCGGGCATCATGTGCGATCTCTCCCACGTGGGGGCCAAAACCTCTGAAGAGGTGATCCTGGCCTCTGAAAAACCAGTCTGCTATTCCCACTGCCTGCCTTCCGGCCTGAAGGATCATCCGCGCAACAAGTCCGATGCCGAACTGAAGTTTATTGCCGATCGCGGTGGCTTTGTCGGCGTCACTATGTTTACGCCGTTCCTGAAAAATGGCATTCACTCCACCATTGACGACTACGTTGAAGCCATCGAATACATCTTCAACCTGGTGGGTGAAGACCAGATAGGTATCGGGACTGACTTTACCCAGGGCCAGGATCAGGCCTTTTTCGAATGGCTCACCCATGACAAAGGCTACGCCCGTCATCTGACCGACTTCGGCAAGATAATCAACCCGGAAGGGATCCGCACCCTTGGCGAATTCCCCAATCTGACCGAAGCCCTGCTGCGCCACGGGTTCAGCGAACATCAGGTACGCAAAATTATGGGCGAGAACTGGGTGCGCGTTCTGGCCGAAGTATGGGGCGAATAA
- the vapB gene encoding type II toxin-antitoxin system VapB family antitoxin, giving the protein MRTVSVFKNGNNRAIRLPRDLDFEGVNELEITREGDTILLRPIKPSWGSFLLEEKADADFMTEREEIVNDEGRVKL; this is encoded by the coding sequence ATGAGAACGGTATCTGTGTTTAAAAACGGCAATAACCGCGCGATCCGCTTACCCAGGGATCTGGATTTTGAGGGCGTTAACGAACTGGAGATTACCCGTGAAGGCGACACTATCCTTCTGCGGCCGATCAAACCGAGCTGGGGATCGTTCCTGCTGGAAGAGAAAGCCGATGCGGACTTCATGACGGAACGTGAAGAGATTGTGAATGACGAGGGGCGCGTTAAGCTATGA
- a CDS encoding type II toxin-antitoxin system VapC family toxin: MTKTYMLDTCICSYIMREQPEAVIRRLEQAVMQRHRIVVSAITYAEMRFGTLGKKASPRHAQLVEAFCIRLDAVMPWDRAAVDETTELKATLTAAGTPIGPNDTAIAGHAIAAGAILVTNNVKEFERVPGLTLEDWAA; the protein is encoded by the coding sequence ATGACCAAAACCTATATGCTGGACACCTGTATCTGCTCTTATATCATGCGTGAGCAGCCGGAAGCCGTGATTCGGCGTCTGGAGCAGGCGGTCATGCAGCGTCATCGCATTGTGGTGTCGGCTATTACCTATGCCGAAATGCGCTTCGGTACCCTCGGTAAAAAAGCGTCGCCGCGCCATGCGCAGCTGGTAGAGGCCTTCTGTATCCGTCTTGACGCTGTTATGCCGTGGGACCGCGCCGCAGTGGATGAAACCACTGAGCTGAAAGCAACGCTTACCGCCGCCGGTACGCCCATCGGGCCCAACGATACGGCCATTGCCGGGCATGCCATCGCCGCTGGCGCCATCCTTGTCACCAATAATGTGAAGGAATTTGAGCGGGTGCCGGGATTAACCCTGGAAGACTGGGCCGCATAG
- a CDS encoding GlxA family transcriptional regulator, which produces MSETNESPQGCTDNYKTRTVGFLLVNNFTMMALATAVEPLRMANQLSGRELYDWHTISEDGDTVMASDGISITPDCSMADSSALDVLIVVGGVNITRSYSRRQISWLQMMARKHILIGGVCTGPYVLAAAGLLDGYHCSAHWECIASMQEAWPKVRCTNQLFVIERDRMTCSGGTVPMDMMLSMIKRDFGYQLTAAISEMFICDRVRNESDYQRIPLRHVLGTAQPNLVEAVSLMEANIEEAIELDELAAYVGLSRRQLERLFQKYLQCSPSRYYMKLRLFRARQLLKQTSMSIIEIALACGFVSTPHFSKCYREHIGIPPREERRGIRSQEQSETVPQLVTTALPGLNGKKERSATAVAVRALSEARFEPTYGSVALGWTSPP; this is translated from the coding sequence ATGTCTGAAACAAATGAATCACCCCAGGGTTGTACCGATAATTACAAGACACGTACCGTTGGTTTTTTACTGGTCAATAACTTCACCATGATGGCGCTGGCAACGGCGGTAGAGCCGCTGCGTATGGCGAACCAGTTAAGCGGCCGCGAGCTGTATGACTGGCATACCATCAGTGAAGACGGTGATACGGTGATGGCCAGCGATGGCATTAGCATTACCCCGGATTGCTCCATGGCTGACTCCAGCGCGCTGGATGTGCTGATTGTGGTGGGGGGAGTAAACATTACCCGCAGTTACAGCCGCCGCCAGATTAGCTGGCTGCAGATGATGGCGCGCAAACATATTCTGATCGGCGGCGTTTGTACCGGCCCTTATGTGCTGGCGGCCGCCGGGTTGCTGGATGGCTATCACTGTAGCGCCCACTGGGAATGTATTGCCTCCATGCAGGAAGCCTGGCCCAAAGTACGATGCACCAACCAGCTTTTCGTCATCGAGCGCGACCGCATGACCTGTAGCGGCGGTACGGTGCCGATGGACATGATGCTGAGCATGATCAAACGCGACTTCGGCTATCAGCTGACGGCGGCGATCTCGGAGATGTTTATCTGCGATAGGGTACGCAACGAATCTGACTATCAACGCATACCGCTGCGCCACGTGCTGGGAACCGCCCAGCCGAATCTGGTGGAAGCGGTGTCGCTGATGGAAGCGAATATCGAAGAAGCGATAGAACTGGATGAGCTGGCCGCCTATGTGGGGCTTTCCCGCCGCCAGCTTGAACGCCTGTTTCAGAAGTACCTGCAATGCTCGCCTTCCCGCTACTACATGAAGCTTCGCCTGTTTCGGGCCCGGCAGTTGCTTAAGCAGACTTCGATGTCGATTATCGAGATAGCCCTGGCCTGCGGTTTTGTCTCAACGCCGCACTTCAGCAAATGCTACCGCGAACATATCGGCATTCCACCGCGCGAAGAGCGGCGCGGCATACGCAGCCAGGAGCAGAGCGAAACCGTGCCGCAGCTGGTGACCACCGCACTGCCCGGTCTGAACGGTAAGAAAGAGCGCTCCGCCACTGCGGTGGCGGTACGTGCCCTGAGCGAGGCGCGCTTCGAACCTACCTACGGCTCGGTGGCGCTGGGCTGGACTTCGCCGCCCTGA
- a CDS encoding L-serine ammonia-lyase — translation MSISVFDLFKIGVGPSSSHTVGPMRAAQRFVQQLSDQGVREAVRRVTVDLFGSLSATGVGHGTDKATLMGLMGESPETVDPQTIEPAIRAVCETGFLTLAGGECVEFDWNRDLHFVDEVLPYHPNAMRLTAFDARGVVYANTYYSVGGGFVLDESEATATAHLVPQVVLPYDFNSGAELLAHCREQGLRVSELMLENEKVWRDETAIRIGLAGIWQAMQACIAQGLENEGVLPGGLNVKRRAPGLYRSLRQATGANVIGTTLSAMDWINLYALAVNEENAAGGRMVTAPTNGAAGIIPAVLMYYMRFSERAGDDDVVDFLLAAAAVGALCKKNASISGAEVGCQGEVGSACAMAAAGLTDVLGGTPEQVENAAEIALEHNLGLTCDPVAGLVQVPCIERNAIAAMKAINAAQMALRGDGQHFVSLDKVIRTMRDTGRDMQDKYKETSRGGLAVNAIEC, via the coding sequence ATGAGTATCAGCGTCTTTGATCTGTTCAAGATTGGTGTCGGCCCTTCCAGTTCACACACCGTGGGACCGATGCGGGCCGCGCAGCGGTTTGTCCAACAATTAAGCGACCAGGGCGTGCGTGAGGCGGTGCGACGCGTCACGGTGGATCTGTTCGGCTCCCTGAGCGCCACCGGCGTGGGGCACGGTACCGATAAGGCGACGCTGATGGGGCTGATGGGCGAATCGCCGGAAACGGTCGACCCCCAAACCATCGAGCCCGCCATTCGGGCGGTGTGCGAAACCGGCTTTCTGACCCTGGCCGGGGGCGAGTGCGTGGAGTTCGACTGGAATCGCGATCTGCATTTTGTTGATGAGGTGCTCCCTTATCACCCCAACGCCATGCGTCTGACCGCCTTCGATGCCCGGGGCGTGGTCTATGCCAATACCTACTATTCGGTGGGGGGCGGCTTTGTGCTGGATGAGAGTGAAGCCACCGCCACCGCCCATCTGGTACCCCAGGTGGTTCTGCCTTACGACTTTAACTCCGGCGCTGAACTGCTGGCGCACTGCCGGGAGCAGGGGTTAAGGGTCAGCGAACTGATGCTGGAAAACGAAAAGGTGTGGCGCGACGAAACGGCGATTCGCATCGGGCTTGCCGGTATCTGGCAGGCGATGCAGGCGTGCATCGCTCAGGGGCTGGAAAACGAGGGCGTATTACCGGGCGGGCTGAACGTGAAGCGGCGGGCCCCGGGTCTGTATCGCTCCCTGCGGCAGGCCACCGGAGCGAATGTGATCGGCACTACGCTATCGGCCATGGACTGGATCAACCTCTATGCGCTGGCGGTTAACGAAGAGAATGCTGCGGGTGGGCGCATGGTCACGGCGCCTACCAATGGCGCTGCCGGTATCATTCCGGCGGTGTTGATGTATTACATGCGTTTTAGCGAGCGGGCCGGGGATGATGACGTGGTGGACTTTCTGCTGGCGGCGGCAGCGGTTGGGGCGCTGTGTAAGAAAAATGCCTCGATCTCGGGGGCCGAGGTGGGCTGCCAGGGCGAAGTCGGCTCCGCCTGCGCGATGGCCGCCGCGGGGTTGACCGACGTGCTGGGCGGCACCCCGGAGCAGGTGGAAAACGCGGCCGAGATTGCGCTGGAGCATAACCTGGGGCTGACCTGCGATCCGGTGGCCGGGCTGGTACAGGTGCCCTGTATCGAGCGTAACGCTATCGCCGCCATGAAGGCGATCAACGCCGCCCAGATGGCGCTACGCGGGGACGGTCAGCACTTTGTTTCACTCGATAAAGTTATTCGTACCATGCGCGATACCGGGCGGGATATGCAGGATAAGTATAAGGAAACCTCACGTGGGGGACTGGCGGTGAATGCGATTGAGTGTTGA
- a CDS encoding BCCT family transporter, translating to MTDSKDPMVPDGEVNPYDTDYQVGQDNIVVSVGPFGLDIHNRVFVISGMSVVIFVVLTLVFHNQVEPVFKSVLTWLTTNLSWFFLSTGNIFVILCLGLVFSPLGKVRLGGTLARPDYSYLSWFSMLFAAGMGIGLMFYGVSEPLSHFSSSLGGISVENGVRTDAAPLGAAAGSPESARHLAMATTIFHWALHPWAIYAILALGLALFSFNKGLPLTMRSVFYPLLGDSVWGWPGHIIDILAVLATLFGLATSLGLGAAQAASGLNYLFDIPMGQTTQILLVIGITAITTVSVVAGLEKGVRRLSEINMMLAALLLLFVIIVGPTLALLTGFFTNLGAYLQYLPALSNPFGREDSNFVASWTAFYWAWWISWSPFVGMFIARVSRGRSVREFIISVLIVPSLACVMWMTILGDTTIFQYFNQGYQAIADAELPLQLFTMLDTLPLAKVTSLIGILLVVVFFVTSSDSGSLVIDIISAGGKVNAPTPQRVFWCSFQGVVAIALLLGGGLVALQTMVLSTGLPFAIVLLIAAFSVLKGLASEPRYRSAPGTEQG from the coding sequence ATGACGGATTCAAAAGATCCGATGGTACCCGATGGTGAGGTTAACCCCTACGACACCGACTATCAGGTGGGCCAGGACAATATCGTGGTCAGCGTCGGCCCGTTCGGGCTGGATATCCATAACCGCGTTTTTGTTATCTCCGGCATGTCGGTCGTGATTTTCGTCGTGCTGACGCTGGTGTTTCATAACCAGGTCGAACCTGTCTTCAAAAGCGTACTCACCTGGCTGACCACCAACCTGAGCTGGTTTTTTCTGAGCACCGGCAATATCTTCGTGATTCTCTGTCTGGGACTGGTCTTTTCCCCTTTGGGCAAGGTCCGGTTGGGCGGCACCCTGGCCAGGCCGGACTATAGCTATCTGAGCTGGTTTTCCATGCTGTTCGCCGCCGGGATGGGCATCGGGCTGATGTTTTATGGCGTTTCTGAACCGCTGTCGCACTTTTCCAGCTCGCTGGGAGGAATCAGCGTTGAAAACGGCGTTCGCACTGACGCCGCGCCGCTGGGCGCGGCGGCCGGCTCCCCGGAAAGCGCCCGCCATCTGGCTATGGCGACCACCATCTTTCACTGGGCGCTCCACCCCTGGGCGATTTATGCCATTCTGGCGCTGGGACTGGCGCTATTCTCCTTTAATAAGGGCCTGCCCCTGACCATGCGTTCGGTGTTTTATCCGCTGCTGGGGGATTCGGTCTGGGGCTGGCCCGGGCATATCATCGATATTCTGGCGGTGCTGGCCACGCTGTTTGGCCTGGCGACCTCCCTGGGATTAGGCGCCGCCCAGGCGGCTTCCGGGCTGAATTACCTGTTCGATATCCCGATGGGCCAGACCACACAGATCCTGCTGGTCATTGGCATTACCGCCATTACTACCGTGTCGGTGGTGGCCGGGCTGGAAAAGGGAGTACGTCGGCTCTCTGAAATCAACATGATGCTGGCGGCTCTGCTGCTGCTGTTCGTTATCATCGTCGGCCCTACGCTTGCGCTGTTGACCGGCTTTTTCACTAACCTGGGGGCTTATCTGCAATACCTGCCCGCGCTGTCTAACCCTTTCGGGCGCGAAGACAGCAACTTCGTCGCCAGTTGGACCGCCTTCTACTGGGCCTGGTGGATCTCCTGGTCGCCGTTCGTCGGCATGTTTATCGCCCGCGTTTCCCGTGGCCGGAGCGTGCGCGAGTTTATTATCTCGGTGCTGATCGTTCCATCACTGGCCTGCGTGATGTGGATGACCATTCTGGGCGACACCACTATCTTCCAGTATTTCAATCAGGGATATCAGGCCATTGCCGACGCGGAGCTGCCACTACAGCTGTTTACCATGCTTGATACCCTGCCGCTGGCGAAGGTAACCTCGCTTATCGGCATTCTGCTGGTGGTGGTGTTCTTCGTCACCTCGTCGGATTCCGGCTCGCTGGTTATCGACATTATCTCGGCGGGTGGCAAAGTTAACGCCCCCACACCGCAGCGGGTATTCTGGTGCAGTTTTCAGGGGGTGGTGGCGATAGCCCTGCTGCTGGGCGGCGGCCTGGTGGCGCTGCAAACCATGGTGCTCTCTACCGGACTTCCGTTCGCCATCGTCCTGTTGATTGCCGCATTTTCAGTGCTTAAGGGACTGGCCTCGGAGCCGCGCTATCGCTCCGCCCCAGGCACGGAGCAGGGCTAA
- a CDS encoding DUF294 nucleotidyltransferase-like domain-containing protein: MQAEHQEIIAFLRSYPPFDALPDEALAQVAAGIEVSYFKAGTRILTFGQQVDAWYVVRSGAVEVYRRNGELYNRLSAGGYFGQFGLLRESSVRFPVTALEDTLAWLIPAPVFHQLFAQYESFADVVEVEDRTRLRHTVARTEDANELLTSPIDTLIGRKPVTIETSGSVREAATIMSAEGVSSLLVMHPGVPEGAMGNAARMAGMLTDRDLRTRVIARGLSVDTPVGEIMTPELIHCEHHQMVFEAMLTMMRHNVHHLPVLKQGQPIGVISQSDIIRYESQNSLFVVRRIFHANSVSELSALSGEVRDCFRRIVREDANSKMIGSAMAVIGRSFTQRLLELAEQQFGPPPVPYCFLALGSMARQEQLIVTDQDNALVLDNRFDPARHDGWFLQLATFVSDGLAACGYRYCSGGIMATTARWRQPLAVWEGYFADWIGQPTPQTLLECAIFFDLDGVWGKTEWADRLNQTVTRQVRHNARFLACMARNALLRTPPLGFFKGFVMEPSGDHSRSINMKRRGTAPLADLIRVHALAVGSRARNSFERLQDIIEADILPHGRGQDLRDALEFISMVRIRHQALDLDARRPPDNNIEPEKLSDFERKNLKDAFQILSNAQKFLKYRYQAGRIR; this comes from the coding sequence ATGCAGGCCGAACATCAGGAAATCATCGCCTTTCTGCGCAGCTACCCACCGTTCGACGCGCTGCCTGACGAGGCGCTGGCCCAGGTGGCCGCCGGGATCGAGGTCAGCTATTTCAAAGCGGGCACCAGGATCCTGACTTTCGGCCAGCAGGTGGACGCCTGGTACGTGGTGCGCAGCGGCGCCGTTGAAGTCTACCGGCGTAACGGCGAGCTTTATAATCGCCTCAGCGCCGGAGGTTATTTCGGCCAGTTCGGCCTGCTGCGCGAAAGCAGCGTGCGCTTCCCGGTCACCGCCCTGGAAGATACTTTGGCCTGGCTGATACCTGCGCCGGTATTCCATCAACTGTTTGCCCAATATGAATCCTTCGCCGACGTGGTCGAGGTGGAGGATCGCACCCGGCTGCGCCACACCGTGGCCCGTACCGAAGACGCCAACGAACTGCTCACCTCGCCTATCGATACGCTGATTGGCCGTAAACCGGTAACCATCGAAACCTCCGGCAGCGTTCGGGAGGCCGCCACGATTATGAGCGCCGAAGGGGTTTCTTCCCTGCTGGTGATGCACCCAGGAGTACCGGAAGGCGCTATGGGCAACGCCGCACGAATGGCCGGTATGCTCACCGATCGCGACCTGCGAACCCGGGTTATCGCCAGAGGCCTGAGCGTTGATACCCCGGTCGGCGAAATCATGACCCCGGAGCTGATTCACTGTGAACATCACCAGATGGTATTCGAGGCCATGCTGACCATGATGCGCCACAACGTGCACCATCTGCCGGTACTGAAACAGGGACAACCCATCGGGGTGATATCTCAGTCGGATATTATCCGCTACGAGTCCCAGAACAGCCTGTTTGTGGTCAGGCGCATCTTCCACGCCAACAGCGTCAGCGAACTGAGCGCCCTGAGCGGCGAAGTTCGCGACTGCTTCCGGCGCATTGTGCGTGAAGATGCCAACTCGAAGATGATCGGCAGCGCCATGGCAGTGATTGGCCGCAGCTTTACCCAGCGGCTGCTGGAGCTGGCGGAACAGCAGTTTGGCCCACCGCCGGTGCCCTACTGCTTTCTGGCGCTGGGCTCGATGGCGCGTCAGGAGCAGCTTATCGTCACCGACCAGGATAACGCGCTGGTGCTCGACAACCGCTTCGATCCCGCTCGCCACGACGGCTGGTTTCTTCAACTGGCAACCTTTGTGAGCGATGGTCTGGCGGCCTGCGGCTACCGCTACTGCAGCGGCGGAATTATGGCGACCACCGCCCGCTGGCGTCAGCCCCTTGCCGTGTGGGAAGGCTACTTCGCCGACTGGATCGGTCAGCCCACGCCACAGACGCTGCTTGAGTGCGCCATCTTTTTCGATCTCGACGGCGTGTGGGGGAAAACCGAATGGGCCGATCGCCTAAATCAGACCGTTACCCGGCAGGTGCGCCATAATGCCCGTTTTCTGGCCTGCATGGCGCGCAACGCGCTGCTACGCACGCCGCCGCTCGGTTTCTTTAAGGGATTTGTGATGGAGCCTTCCGGTGACCACAGCCGTTCCATCAATATGAAACGGCGCGGCACCGCCCCGCTGGCGGATCTGATCCGGGTACATGCCCTGGCGGTCGGCTCCCGGGCCCGCAACTCCTTTGAACGGCTACAGGATATTATTGAGGCCGATATTCTGCCCCACGGTCGGGGCCAGGATCTGCGCGACGCGCTGGAGTTTATCTCGATGGTTCGCATTCGCCATCAGGCGCTGGATCTGGATGCCCGACGCCCGCCCGACAATAATATCGAGCCGGAAAAGCTGTCGGATTTCGAACGCAAAAACCTGAAAGACGCCTTCCAGATCCTGAGTAACGCCCAGAAATTCCTGAAATACCGCTATCAGGCGGGCCGAATACGCTGA